One Pseudodesulfovibrio cashew DNA window includes the following coding sequences:
- the gpmI gene encoding 2,3-bisphosphoglycerate-independent phosphoglycerate mutase, whose product MAEPKQTVLLILDGWGIAPEGEGNCVRNAATPNLDRLLAEYPMTQLACSGRSVGLPDGFMGNSEVGHMNIGGGRVIYQDMTRIDMAIEDGTFAKNEALLDLIARTKAGSGRLHLMGLVSDGGVHSHQNHIYAVLETVKAQGIEEVYFHIFLDGRDTPPASGYGYVSQLIKKMEELGVGTIATVSGRYWAMDRDQRFERVEVAYKALVDGEGVMMDDPLSGIQASYDAGENDEFVKPGVVKGVDGRIGDGDGVFFFNFRADRAREISRTLFEDDFEEFERKSKPALAGFATMTRYESSFPMPNAFPPESYDQTLGEIVSGLGMKQLRIAETEKYAHVTYFLNCGREEPFEGEDRIMIPSPREVATYDQKPQMSADEVADRLIAEMPEYDLCVCNLANLDMVGHTGIIEAAEKACITVDGCVARIVDAVLKRGGRVLLTADHGNAEQMIAEDGTPHTAHSTNPVPLVYIEDNCGEVTLSEGILGDIAPTILSLWGVDQPEGMTGRNLITKG is encoded by the coding sequence ATGGCCGAGCCGAAACAGACCGTGTTGCTGATCCTCGACGGCTGGGGCATTGCCCCGGAGGGCGAGGGGAATTGCGTGCGCAATGCAGCCACCCCGAACCTAGACCGGTTGCTCGCGGAATATCCCATGACCCAGCTGGCCTGTTCGGGCAGGTCGGTCGGGCTGCCCGACGGGTTCATGGGCAACTCCGAAGTGGGGCATATGAACATCGGCGGCGGGCGTGTCATTTATCAGGACATGACTCGCATCGACATGGCCATCGAGGACGGGACGTTCGCGAAAAATGAGGCTTTGCTTGATCTGATAGCTCGCACCAAGGCTGGTAGCGGCAGGCTGCATCTCATGGGGCTGGTCTCTGACGGCGGCGTGCACAGCCATCAAAATCATATTTATGCCGTGCTGGAAACGGTCAAAGCGCAGGGAATCGAGGAAGTCTACTTCCACATTTTTCTGGACGGCAGGGACACTCCGCCAGCCAGCGGGTATGGTTACGTAAGCCAGCTCATTAAGAAGATGGAGGAACTCGGCGTCGGAACAATCGCCACTGTCTCGGGGCGTTATTGGGCCATGGACCGCGACCAGCGCTTCGAGCGCGTGGAGGTGGCCTACAAGGCGCTGGTGGACGGAGAGGGCGTCATGATGGACGATCCGCTCTCCGGCATCCAGGCCTCTTATGATGCGGGCGAGAATGACGAATTCGTCAAGCCAGGTGTGGTTAAGGGGGTAGACGGCCGTATCGGTGACGGTGACGGCGTGTTCTTTTTCAATTTCAGGGCGGACCGGGCGCGTGAAATCAGCCGCACCCTTTTTGAAGACGATTTCGAGGAATTCGAGCGAAAGTCCAAGCCCGCATTGGCCGGCTTTGCCACCATGACCCGGTATGAGAGCTCCTTTCCCATGCCCAACGCCTTTCCGCCGGAATCCTATGACCAGACCCTGGGCGAAATCGTGTCCGGCCTTGGCATGAAACAGTTGCGCATTGCCGAGACCGAGAAGTACGCCCATGTGACCTATTTCCTTAACTGCGGGCGGGAAGAGCCCTTCGAAGGGGAAGACCGGATCATGATCCCTTCCCCGCGCGAGGTGGCCACCTATGACCAGAAGCCACAAATGAGCGCGGACGAGGTCGCGGACCGGCTCATTGCCGAAATGCCGGAATACGATTTGTGCGTCTGTAATCTCGCCAATCTCGACATGGTCGGGCACACCGGCATCATTGAGGCGGCGGAAAAGGCCTGCATCACCGTGGACGGTTGCGTGGCCCGAATCGTCGACGCCGTTCTCAAGCGGGGAGGGCGGGTGCTGCTCACAGCGGACCACGGCAACGCCGAGCAAATGATTGCCGAGGATGGAACTCCGCATACGGCGCACTCCACCAACCCGGTGCCGCTGGTCTACATCGAGGACAATTGTGGTGAGGTGACGCTGTCCGAGGGTATTCTCGGTGATATTGCTCCCACTATCCTTTCCTTGTGGGGCGTGGACCAACCTGAAGGCATGACCGGCAGGAATCTCATAACCAAAGGGTAG